The Pedobacter cryoconitis genome has a window encoding:
- a CDS encoding DUF3999 family protein, whose amino-acid sequence MNKQFFLTLTFLMSVSCVFAQQTFRYQAVLPKVEADGFYRVDLSPELIAGAQANLGDIRILNQKKQFSPYIFGNQLVFKDQRSFIAFPRLKTWKEADTVTTFIVENAAHLTINQLSLQLRNASVKRNVNLSGSDDLKKWYAIKENISLEEAVSDEQGNGTYQQQLNFPSSSYRYLRIQINNENKEPVAILQAGIYKQQSIPPVYVQLKKPLIQQRDSAQVSYISVRFNAPYQLNKLHLEIAGQKYYKRNIRVYAIHQKEKTLVADTFISTSAIPNLYFSAKTKHLELEIVNGDNPPLVLNKVNGYQLSQSLISYLEKGQDYAILFGDEKAKAPDYDLKFFGDSLQQELKPLNYQLISASPLYQKIPEKSKEIKDGIPGWVIWAAIVVVAALLGFLTFRMTQEVSKRDKI is encoded by the coding sequence ATGAATAAACAGTTTTTTTTAACGCTAACCTTTTTAATGAGTGTTTCCTGCGTATTCGCGCAGCAAACATTCAGATATCAGGCGGTACTGCCAAAGGTAGAAGCGGATGGTTTTTACCGGGTTGATTTAAGTCCTGAACTCATTGCTGGTGCTCAGGCAAATCTTGGTGATATCAGGATACTGAATCAGAAGAAACAATTTTCGCCTTATATTTTTGGCAATCAATTGGTTTTTAAAGATCAGCGGAGCTTTATTGCTTTCCCGCGGTTAAAAACATGGAAAGAAGCAGATACGGTAACTACTTTTATCGTGGAAAATGCAGCTCACCTGACCATTAATCAATTGAGTTTACAATTGCGCAATGCCTCTGTTAAAAGAAATGTAAACTTATCCGGGAGTGATGATCTTAAAAAGTGGTACGCCATCAAAGAGAACATATCTTTAGAAGAAGCCGTTTCCGATGAACAGGGTAATGGAACTTATCAGCAGCAGCTGAACTTCCCTTCCAGTTCTTACCGGTATCTGCGGATACAGATCAACAATGAAAATAAAGAGCCGGTAGCGATTTTACAGGCTGGTATTTACAAGCAGCAAAGTATTCCGCCTGTTTATGTTCAGCTTAAAAAGCCTTTGATTCAGCAGCGGGACAGTGCTCAGGTCAGTTATATAAGCGTGCGTTTTAATGCACCTTATCAATTGAATAAACTGCATCTGGAAATTGCCGGGCAAAAGTATTATAAACGCAACATCAGGGTTTATGCGATACATCAAAAAGAGAAAACACTGGTCGCAGATACATTCATCAGTACTTCGGCAATTCCTAACCTGTACTTCTCTGCTAAAACCAAACATTTAGAACTTGAAATTGTCAATGGTGATAATCCACCTTTAGTCTTGAATAAGGTTAATGGTTACCAGCTGAGCCAAAGTCTGATCAGTTACCTTGAAAAAGGCCAGGATTATGCGATTCTGTTCGGGGATGAAAAAGCAAAGGCACCAGATTATGACCTGAAGTTTTTCGGAGATAGTTTGCAGCAGGAGTTAAAACCGCTGAATTATCAATTGATTTCTGCTAGTCCTTTATATCAAAAGATACCAGAGAAAAGTAAGGAGATAAAAGATGGAATTCCGGGCTGGGTAATCTGGGCTGCAATTGTAGTGGTAGCAGCTTTACTGGGTTTCCTGACTTTTAGAATGACGCAGGAAGTTAGCAAAAGAGATAAAATATAA
- a CDS encoding DUF2339 domain-containing protein yields the protein MEFLYVILLVVIIVMIATTKSSLNERVGKLEYRIFEFQELLKQSRPGYAPPETTATESEPQEMRPVDWGTSQFHAPAIPFVPPPYKTTKDLNPDPVRDFIPKPVKEETPEAVVPEETVQPEVVHDTPANIYNELLDEDHIPHPVQQPVHREPAEPELSFFEKHPDLEKFIGENLINKIGIAILVLAIGYFVKFAIDSNWIGPAGRVGIGVLCGGILIGVAHWMRNSYKAFSSVLVGGGLAVLYFTITLAFHQFHLFNQTTSFIILIGITCFAVALSLLYNRQEVAVIALVGGLTSPLMVNTGHANYHGLFIYLVILNAGLLVIAYRKSWRILNVSTFVLTVLMFSASLFSMPIVSYGIGFLYASILYLLFFGINVANNVRENKTFIGSDFTILLANTALYFGAGLFLLTGMHQEQFRGLFAVSLAVINLLLSYLLFRNKKVDTNVLYLLIGITLTFISVAGPIQLHGHYITLFWAAETVLLYWLYQKSRIYLMQLASQIIWALMLLSLFMDWAAIYGDSAITVNMLINKGFITTLFTAVSSYLLYILYQKPGVEGETPKGDILNPAFIKYTAIVLLFLSGLLEVNHQFSNRFPHTALNSVYVILYASVFLYLYLFLAKKRESLRLNWRINAILISTCITVYLFFMVEFFDLQEAMLVRQEVASFHFTAHWICAVFIGLLFYQLIQIARTLLPETLRKMAAWTLAGSIVLFLSLEVSLISNVLFYSARNPISNVETIYIKTGLPVLWGLASFAMMWLGMRHKYLTLRIISLSLFALTLVKLFIFDISNIPPAGKIAAFFFLGVILLIISFMYQKVKKIIAADEPHKDE from the coding sequence ATGGAGTTTCTTTATGTCATCTTACTGGTTGTCATCATTGTGATGATTGCCACCACTAAAAGCAGTCTGAACGAGAGGGTCGGCAAGCTTGAATACCGGATCTTTGAATTTCAAGAGCTTTTAAAGCAAAGCAGACCCGGTTATGCTCCACCAGAAACTACTGCCACGGAGTCAGAGCCACAAGAAATGAGACCGGTAGATTGGGGGACATCTCAATTTCACGCGCCAGCAATTCCCTTTGTTCCGCCACCCTATAAAACTACAAAAGATCTTAATCCTGATCCCGTACGTGATTTCATTCCTAAACCTGTCAAAGAAGAAACTCCAGAGGCGGTTGTTCCTGAAGAAACAGTACAGCCTGAAGTTGTTCACGACACACCGGCTAATATTTACAATGAACTTTTAGACGAAGACCATATACCCCATCCGGTTCAACAACCTGTTCACCGCGAACCCGCAGAACCAGAGCTTTCCTTCTTTGAGAAACATCCTGATCTGGAGAAATTTATCGGAGAAAATTTGATTAACAAAATTGGTATTGCGATACTCGTACTGGCTATCGGTTACTTTGTGAAATTTGCTATTGACAGCAACTGGATCGGCCCGGCAGGCCGTGTGGGTATTGGTGTACTTTGCGGAGGTATCTTAATTGGTGTCGCACATTGGATGCGTAATTCTTACAAAGCATTCAGTTCTGTTTTAGTTGGGGGAGGGCTTGCCGTATTATATTTTACCATTACGCTCGCCTTTCATCAATTTCATCTGTTCAATCAAACCACATCTTTCATTATACTGATTGGGATAACCTGTTTTGCAGTCGCGCTTTCGCTCCTCTACAACCGGCAGGAAGTAGCTGTTATTGCATTGGTAGGTGGTTTAACCAGTCCACTAATGGTGAACACTGGTCATGCTAATTACCACGGTTTGTTTATTTACCTGGTGATCCTGAATGCAGGGCTGCTGGTGATTGCTTACCGTAAATCCTGGCGTATTCTTAATGTCTCAACCTTCGTACTTACTGTACTGATGTTTTCAGCGAGTCTGTTCAGCATGCCAATCGTGAGTTATGGAATTGGCTTTTTATATGCCAGCATTTTATATCTGCTTTTCTTTGGGATTAATGTGGCTAATAATGTCCGGGAGAATAAAACATTTATCGGTTCTGATTTTACCATCTTACTGGCCAACACTGCGTTATACTTTGGAGCAGGATTGTTCCTGCTGACCGGAATGCATCAGGAACAGTTCAGAGGGCTTTTTGCTGTAAGTTTAGCAGTGATCAACCTGCTGTTATCTTACCTGCTGTTCAGGAATAAAAAAGTGGATACCAACGTGCTTTATCTGCTGATCGGGATTACACTGACCTTTATATCGGTTGCCGGCCCAATTCAATTACACGGCCATTATATTACATTATTCTGGGCGGCGGAAACTGTACTGCTTTACTGGCTTTATCAAAAATCCCGGATCTATTTAATGCAGCTGGCTTCGCAAATCATCTGGGCATTAATGCTGTTAAGCCTATTCATGGACTGGGCGGCAATATATGGTGATTCTGCAATAACAGTTAATATGCTGATCAATAAAGGGTTTATTACCACCCTGTTTACCGCGGTCAGTTCTTACCTGTTATACATTCTTTATCAAAAGCCGGGCGTTGAAGGAGAAACTCCTAAGGGGGATATCTTAAATCCAGCATTTATTAAATACACAGCTATTGTACTGCTATTTTTAAGCGGACTACTGGAAGTTAATCATCAGTTCTCCAACCGTTTTCCACATACGGCTTTGAACAGCGTATACGTGATTTTATATGCCTCAGTATTTCTTTACCTGTATTTATTCTTAGCTAAAAAACGAGAATCACTCCGGTTAAACTGGAGAATAAATGCTATCCTGATCAGCACCTGTATCACGGTTTATCTGTTCTTTATGGTTGAGTTTTTCGATCTGCAAGAAGCCATGCTTGTTCGTCAGGAGGTTGCATCATTCCATTTTACAGCCCACTGGATTTGCGCGGTGTTTATCGGACTATTATTTTATCAGCTGATCCAGATCGCCAGAACGTTATTACCAGAAACCCTGAGGAAAATGGCAGCCTGGACTTTAGCGGGTTCAATTGTCCTGTTCTTAAGTCTGGAAGTCAGCCTGATCAGCAACGTACTATTTTATTCAGCCAGGAACCCAATCAGCAATGTGGAGACGATTTATATTAAAACAGGTCTTCCTGTACTCTGGGGATTAGCATCCTTTGCGATGATGTGGCTGGGTATGCGCCATAAATACCTTACGCTACGGATTATTTCGCTTAGTCTGTTTGCACTTACTTTAGTAAAGCTATTTATATTTGACATTAGTAATATCCCACCTGCTGGTAAAATAGCGGCGTTCTTTTTCTTGGGCGTAATACTATTAATCATTTCATTCATGTACCAGAAAGTTAAAAAGATCATTGCAGCAGATGAACCCCATAAAGATGAATAA
- a CDS encoding 2-hydroxyacid dehydrogenase, translated as MNGKILIVDDLHPVFKSRAEQLGYEVDDRPLITRAETLAVISGYDGIAVRTKFKIDRELMEAAPGLKFVARAGAGLDNIDEAYAKERNIKLLNAPEGNRDAVGEHAMGMLLSLINTHRKADIEIRNGIWDREGNRGWELKGKTVGIIGYGFMGSSMARKLSGFEVKVLAYDKYKTGFSDAYAQECSMEEIVKHSDVLSLHIPLTSETRQMVDEEYLYHFKKNIFFINTARGEIVNTKAVLAAIKSGKILGAGLDVLEVEKFPALAEQDWFNELKESEKVILTPHVGGWTFDSYRKISEVLADKLEQV; from the coding sequence ATGAACGGTAAAATTTTAATTGTTGATGATTTACATCCTGTATTCAAAAGCAGGGCAGAACAATTAGGTTATGAAGTAGACGATCGTCCATTGATCACCAGGGCAGAAACGCTGGCTGTGATTTCAGGATATGATGGTATTGCAGTACGGACGAAGTTTAAGATAGACAGGGAGCTGATGGAAGCTGCACCGGGGCTTAAATTTGTAGCCAGAGCAGGAGCGGGGTTGGATAATATCGACGAGGCTTATGCGAAGGAGCGGAATATTAAGTTGCTGAATGCGCCTGAGGGAAACAGGGATGCAGTAGGGGAACATGCGATGGGGATGTTGCTTTCACTGATCAATACGCACCGCAAGGCTGATATCGAGATCAGAAACGGAATCTGGGATCGGGAAGGTAACCGTGGATGGGAGCTGAAAGGCAAAACTGTCGGGATTATCGGTTATGGTTTTATGGGAAGCAGTATGGCCAGAAAGCTTTCGGGTTTTGAGGTGAAAGTACTTGCTTATGATAAATATAAAACGGGCTTTTCTGATGCTTATGCGCAGGAATGCAGCATGGAAGAAATTGTTAAACATAGCGATGTGCTGAGTTTACATATTCCACTGACTTCAGAAACCAGGCAAATGGTGGATGAGGAATATTTGTACCATTTCAAAAAGAATATATTTTTCATCAATACGGCCAGAGGCGAAATTGTGAATACGAAAGCGGTATTGGCAGCGATTAAATCTGGTAAGATATTAGGTGCCGGACTGGATGTGCTGGAAGTAGAAAAGTTCCCGGCATTGGCAGAACAGGATTGGTTTAATGAATTGAAAGAATCGGAGAAGGTTATTTTGACGCCACATGTTGGTGGATGGACTTTTGATTCTTATAGAAAGATTTCTGAGGTACTTGCTGATAAGCTGGAGCAGGTTTAG
- the rsmA gene encoding 16S rRNA (adenine(1518)-N(6)/adenine(1519)-N(6))-dimethyltransferase RsmA, with amino-acid sequence MSLVRAKKHLGQHFLTDKKIAAKIVDGLVHTDQYSQVLEVGPGMGILSDILLERKDLETFMIDIDVESYHFLNDKYPQMGERLINGDFLKMDLKKVFSGKYAIIGNFPYNISSQILFKVLEHRENVVEMVGMFQKEVAERCASKSGTKDYGILSVLIQAYYNIDYLFSVKPGTFNPPPKVNSGVIRLSRNERVTLDCDEKLFWTVVKAGFNQRRKTLRNALSGVLPKVKMDDNIYFEKRAEQLSVEDFITLTQLVTKLAL; translated from the coding sequence ATGAGTTTGGTAAGGGCGAAAAAACATTTAGGGCAACATTTTTTGACCGATAAAAAAATAGCAGCTAAAATTGTAGACGGTCTTGTCCATACCGATCAATACAGTCAGGTGCTTGAAGTAGGGCCGGGTATGGGTATCCTTTCGGACATTCTGCTGGAAAGAAAAGACCTGGAAACCTTTATGATCGATATCGATGTGGAATCCTATCATTTCTTAAATGATAAGTATCCGCAAATGGGCGAAAGGTTAATTAACGGGGATTTTTTGAAAATGGATCTGAAAAAAGTATTTTCCGGTAAATACGCCATAATAGGTAATTTCCCATATAATATTTCTTCACAGATCTTATTTAAGGTTTTGGAGCACAGAGAAAATGTAGTAGAGATGGTAGGCATGTTTCAAAAAGAAGTTGCAGAACGCTGTGCATCTAAAAGCGGAACAAAAGATTACGGGATTCTAAGTGTGCTGATCCAGGCCTATTATAATATTGATTATTTATTTTCTGTAAAACCGGGAACTTTTAATCCACCTCCTAAAGTAAATTCGGGTGTAATCCGCTTGAGCAGAAATGAGAGAGTGACTTTGGATTGCGATGAGAAATTATTCTGGACTGTCGTTAAAGCCGGATTTAATCAGCGTAGAAAAACATTAAGAAATGCTTTGTCGGGTGTATTGCCTAAAGTTAAAATGGATGATAATATCTATTTTGAAAAAAGAGCGGAGCAATTGAGCGTAGAAGATTTTATTACCCTTACGCAGCTGGTAACTAAGCTGGCGTTATAA
- the pdxA gene encoding 4-hydroxythreonine-4-phosphate dehydrogenase PdxA: MSNKIKIGISIGDVNGIGLEVILKTLANNSILDYCTPIVYGHTKVASYHRKALGLGDFSFNVINDAEAANPKKANMINCWEEDVKIELGVANEIGGKYALLSLERATEDLIKGNIDALVTAPINKHTIQAENFKFPGHTEYLQERTGSSDVLMFLLSEDIRVGVVTGHIPVSKIAESITKESIVKKLLLINKSLKRDFWIEKPRIAVLGLNPHAGDNGLLGSEEQDIIMPAIQEAFDSGVICFGPYPADGFFGKGAYKQFDAVLAMYHDQGLIPFKTIAFGTGVNFTAGMKYVRTSPDHGTGFDIAGKDLADPSSFIEALFAATHIVKHRREQDELLSNQLRSGGKIIETAADVKDDAN; the protein is encoded by the coding sequence ATGAGCAATAAAATCAAAATAGGTATCAGTATAGGTGATGTAAATGGCATAGGTTTAGAAGTGATTCTGAAAACTTTAGCCAATAACAGTATTCTTGATTACTGCACCCCTATCGTTTATGGACATACAAAAGTAGCCTCTTACCATAGAAAAGCACTGGGTTTAGGTGATTTCAGTTTCAATGTGATCAATGACGCTGAAGCTGCTAATCCTAAAAAAGCAAATATGATCAACTGCTGGGAAGAGGATGTAAAGATCGAACTGGGTGTAGCCAATGAAATTGGTGGAAAATATGCCTTGTTATCTTTGGAAAGAGCAACAGAAGACCTGATCAAAGGAAATATTGACGCTTTAGTCACTGCTCCGATCAATAAACATACGATACAAGCAGAGAATTTTAAATTCCCTGGTCATACAGAATACTTGCAGGAACGTACCGGCAGTTCTGACGTACTGATGTTTTTATTGAGTGAAGATATTCGTGTAGGCGTAGTTACAGGTCATATTCCTGTTTCTAAAATTGCAGAAAGTATCACGAAGGAAAGTATTGTTAAAAAACTTTTGCTAATCAATAAGAGTCTGAAAAGAGATTTCTGGATTGAAAAACCAAGAATTGCCGTATTAGGGTTAAATCCTCATGCTGGCGACAATGGCTTGCTTGGCAGTGAAGAACAGGACATTATTATGCCTGCGATTCAGGAAGCGTTTGATTCCGGTGTAATTTGCTTTGGCCCTTATCCTGCGGATGGATTTTTTGGCAAAGGCGCTTATAAACAATTCGATGCCGTACTGGCGATGTATCATGACCAGGGCTTAATCCCTTTCAAGACCATTGCTTTCGGAACGGGTGTAAACTTTACAGCCGGAATGAAATATGTGCGGACCTCTCCTGATCATGGTACAGGCTTCGATATTGCCGGAAAAGACCTGGCAGATCCGTCTTCTTTTATAGAAGCACTTTTTGCTGCGACACATATTGTAAAACACAGACGTGAACAGGACGAACTGTTAAGCAACCAGTTAAGAAGCGGCGGAAAAATTATAGAAACTGCGGCAGATGTGAAGGATGATGCAAATTAA
- a CDS encoding YceD family protein, which produces MKPLKEFSIPFTGLKIGKHQFDFEIDNSFFDAFEYSLVKKGDLKVTVELDKQETMLILKIRIAGTIKLDCDKCLAEFDAPLDISERQIVKFAEDELESDDLEIIVLNKKESSIDIAEILYEFITVSVPYIKICEQNGNGVKCDKEMIERLESLANPSQQEENTTSADPRWEALKKLK; this is translated from the coding sequence TTGAAACCTTTAAAAGAATTTTCGATCCCGTTTACTGGCTTAAAAATTGGCAAGCATCAATTTGATTTTGAGATTGATAACAGCTTTTTTGACGCATTCGAATACTCTTTGGTAAAAAAGGGGGATTTGAAAGTTACGGTAGAATTGGATAAACAGGAGACAATGCTGATTTTGAAAATTCGCATTGCCGGAACAATAAAGCTTGATTGTGATAAATGTTTAGCTGAATTTGATGCCCCTCTGGATATTTCAGAAAGGCAGATTGTAAAATTCGCTGAAGATGAGCTGGAGAGTGATGATTTAGAAATCATCGTATTGAATAAAAAAGAAAGTAGCATCGATATCGCGGAAATTCTTTATGAATTTATCACAGTATCGGTACCCTATATAAAAATTTGTGAGCAGAACGGCAATGGTGTCAAATGCGACAAAGAGATGATTGAAAGACTGGAAAGTCTGGCTAATCCTTCTCAACAAGAAGAAAATACAACAAGTGCTGACCCGCGTTGGGAAGCATTAAAAAAATTAAAATAA
- the rpmF gene encoding 50S ribosomal protein L32, with protein MAHPKRKISKSRRDKRRTHYKAVAPSLSTCQTTGAIHIPHHAYNVDGNLYYNGKLVIENTSIG; from the coding sequence ATGGCACATCCAAAACGCAAGATCTCTAAAAGTAGAAGAGATAAAAGAAGAACACACTATAAAGCGGTAGCTCCTTCTTTATCTACTTGTCAAACTACAGGTGCAATCCACATTCCTCACCATGCATACAATGTTGATGGGAATTTGTACTACAACGGTAAACTGGTTATTGAAAACACCTCTATAGGTTAA
- the plsX gene encoding phosphate acyltransferase PlsX: MKIGLDIMGGDYAPKANVLGAIAAHELLAPNEHLVLIGDTQQIKPLLADSGFNPDHFEYVHTEEVIGMGEHPTRAIAQKPNSSISLGFSMLKKGEIDAFVGAGNSGAMMVGAVFSVKTVPGIIRPCLCTIVPKLDGGRGLMLDVGANADCKPDTLLQFGILGSLYAENVMQINTPKVGLINIGEEDEKGNMLSLATFPLMKECNLFNFIGNIEGRDLFNEKADVIVCDGFTGNIMLKLAESFYIMTIKKGLKDEFFDRFNYENYGGSPVLGVNAPVIIGHGISSPTAVKNMIFQARDMITTGLVGKIQDAFK, from the coding sequence ATGAAAATAGGTCTCGATATAATGGGCGGAGACTATGCTCCCAAAGCAAACGTTTTGGGAGCAATAGCTGCTCATGAATTATTAGCGCCAAATGAGCATTTAGTGCTAATAGGCGATACTCAGCAAATTAAGCCTTTGCTCGCTGACAGCGGGTTCAATCCCGATCACTTTGAATATGTTCATACCGAAGAGGTAATTGGTATGGGCGAACATCCCACAAGAGCAATTGCTCAAAAACCAAACTCAAGTATTTCTCTGGGTTTCTCTATGTTAAAAAAAGGGGAAATCGATGCATTTGTCGGCGCAGGTAACTCTGGTGCGATGATGGTTGGTGCTGTTTTTAGTGTAAAAACAGTTCCTGGTATTATCAGACCTTGTCTGTGCACGATCGTACCCAAACTTGATGGAGGAAGAGGTTTAATGCTGGACGTTGGCGCAAACGCTGACTGCAAGCCTGACACTCTGCTTCAATTCGGAATTTTAGGTAGTCTGTATGCTGAAAATGTTATGCAGATCAATACCCCTAAAGTCGGCCTCATCAATATTGGCGAAGAAGATGAAAAAGGAAATATGTTAAGTCTGGCAACTTTTCCATTGATGAAAGAATGTAATCTCTTTAATTTTATTGGAAATATTGAGGGACGTGATTTATTCAACGAAAAAGCAGATGTAATTGTATGTGACGGGTTTACCGGAAACATTATGCTTAAATTGGCTGAATCGTTTTACATAATGACGATCAAAAAAGGACTTAAAGATGAGTTCTTTGACAGGTTTAATTATGAAAACTACGGTGGAAGTCCGGTTCTTGGAGTAAATGCACCTGTGATCATAGGTCATGGAATCTCCTCGCCTACCGCTGTAAAAAACATGATCTTTCAAGCGAGAGACATGATTACTACAGGTCTGGTTGGAAAAATACAAGATGCATTTAAATAA
- a CDS encoding beta-ketoacyl-ACP synthase III — MSKIHAAITAVQGYVPDYILSNKELETIVDTTDEWITSRTGIKERRILKGEGLGTSDMAVHAVNGLLKKRGITAEEIDLIIFCTTTPDMPFPATANILADKIGAKNAWGFDLQAACSGFIYGISTASQFIQSGKHQKVLVVGGDKMSSIIDYTDRTTCIIFGDGCGAVLLEPNDEGNGIIDSVLKSDGAGRQFLHQKAGGSVRPASHETIDQREHFVYQEGKAVFKFAVTNMADVAAEIMERNQLNAEDVKWLVPHQANKRIIDATASRMGIGAEKVMINIERYGNTTNGTIPLCLWEWEDKLKKGDNIILAAFGGGFTWGSVYIKWAY, encoded by the coding sequence ATGAGTAAAATTCACGCTGCTATTACTGCGGTTCAAGGTTATGTCCCTGATTATATCCTTTCTAATAAAGAGTTAGAGACGATTGTTGATACAACAGATGAATGGATAACCTCACGAACGGGTATAAAAGAGCGAAGAATATTAAAAGGTGAAGGATTAGGTACCTCCGACATGGCTGTTCACGCGGTTAATGGACTGTTAAAGAAAAGAGGTATTACCGCAGAAGAAATCGATCTGATTATCTTTTGCACCACGACCCCCGACATGCCTTTCCCAGCCACTGCAAATATTTTAGCTGATAAAATCGGCGCAAAAAATGCATGGGGTTTTGATTTACAGGCTGCCTGCTCTGGATTTATCTATGGGATTTCTACTGCTTCGCAATTTATCCAGTCAGGAAAACATCAAAAAGTATTGGTAGTGGGCGGCGACAAAATGTCGTCTATCATTGATTATACAGACAGAACAACCTGCATCATTTTTGGTGACGGCTGTGGTGCTGTATTATTGGAACCTAATGATGAAGGAAATGGGATCATTGATTCTGTTTTAAAATCGGACGGTGCCGGAAGACAATTCCTGCATCAGAAAGCGGGCGGATCTGTCAGACCAGCTTCGCACGAAACGATTGACCAGAGAGAACATTTCGTTTACCAGGAAGGAAAAGCTGTTTTTAAATTTGCAGTGACCAATATGGCAGATGTAGCGGCCGAAATCATGGAACGGAACCAGCTGAATGCTGAAGATGTGAAATGGTTAGTTCCGCACCAGGCGAATAAAAGAATTATTGATGCTACGGCTTCAAGAATGGGCATAGGAGCTGAAAAAGTAATGATCAATATAGAACGTTACGGCAATACCACCAATGGGACCATCCCGCTTTGTTTATGGGAATGGGAAGACAAACTAAAAAAGGGAGATAATATTATTCTTGCTGCTTTTGGGGGTGGATTTACCTGGGGATCAGTATATATAAAGTGGGCTTACTAA
- the accB gene encoding acetyl-CoA carboxylase biotin carboxyl carrier protein, whose translation MDIKQIQELIKFVSRSGVNEVAIEQKDFKITIKTNQTPTVITTTVPAQAVAPQVLPSAPAVQPVAVTANNASSAAEADDSKYITVKSPMIGTFYRSSSPDKPSFASVGDEIAPGKVICIIEAMKLFNEIESEVSGRIVKVLVDNSSPVEYDQPLFLVEPM comes from the coding sequence ATGGATATCAAACAAATTCAGGAACTCATTAAATTTGTTTCTCGTTCGGGCGTCAATGAAGTTGCAATAGAACAAAAGGACTTCAAAATTACTATCAAAACTAATCAGACCCCAACAGTTATTACTACGACAGTTCCTGCACAGGCAGTAGCACCACAGGTGTTACCTTCTGCTCCAGCGGTACAACCTGTTGCTGTAACGGCAAACAACGCTTCGTCTGCTGCTGAGGCTGATGATTCTAAATATATTACTGTAAAATCTCCAATGATCGGAACTTTCTACCGTTCGTCGAGCCCTGACAAACCTTCATTTGCAAGTGTTGGTGATGAAATCGCTCCGGGTAAAGTTATCTGTATCATTGAGGCAATGAAATTATTCAACGAAATTGAAAGTGAAGTTTCCGGAAGAATCGTTAAAGTATTGGTTGATAACTCATCACCTGTAGAATACGACCAACCATTATTTTTAGTAGAACCTATGTAA